From Mycobacteriales bacterium, one genomic window encodes:
- a CDS encoding MFS transporter, whose protein sequence is MSKVEALAQRIGTPTDVAIHELGRGRRIGILLICCMSLLIVGLDVTIVNVALPVIGRDLHGSISGLQWTLDAYTLVLATLLMLSGSTADRLGRKRTFVVGLALFSLGSLLCSLAPSLLFLVIFRMVQAIGGSMLNPVAMSIITNTFTDPRERAQAVGVWGGVVGISMALGPIVGGLLVTSAGWRSIFWINLPVGLAAIILSLRYVPESKAPRARRFDPVGQALMLVLLATLTYGIIEAPRRGWSSPIIVAAFVVAAVALVTFLYAESHRAEPLVDLRFFRSVPFSSATLTAVAAFATLGGFLLINTLYLQDVRGLSPLDAGLDTLPMAIMTMIFAPISGRIVGHRGPRVPSIVAGLSLLVACVMLARITPTTSFTLLFAAYVVFGLGFGLVNAPITNAAVSGMPRAQAGVASAIASTSRQIGSTLGVAVVGALVTSRIGQSTHGGDLAAASHAGWWVLGGCGAVVAALGWIATSRSALASARRTAEELNPEVLGANGGSR, encoded by the coding sequence ATGTCGAAAGTAGAAGCACTTGCCCAGCGGATCGGTACGCCGACCGACGTCGCGATCCACGAGCTCGGCCGCGGCCGCCGGATCGGCATCCTGCTGATCTGCTGCATGAGCCTGCTGATCGTCGGGCTCGACGTCACGATCGTGAACGTCGCCCTGCCCGTCATCGGCCGCGACCTGCACGGCAGCATCTCCGGGCTGCAGTGGACGCTCGACGCCTACACGCTCGTGCTCGCCACATTGCTGATGCTCTCCGGCTCGACCGCCGACCGGCTCGGCCGCAAGCGCACGTTCGTGGTGGGCCTGGCGCTGTTCTCGCTCGGGTCGCTGCTGTGCAGCCTCGCGCCGAGCCTGCTGTTCCTCGTGATCTTCCGGATGGTCCAGGCGATCGGCGGCTCGATGCTGAACCCGGTCGCGATGTCCATCATCACCAACACCTTCACCGATCCGCGCGAGCGCGCGCAGGCGGTCGGCGTCTGGGGCGGTGTGGTCGGGATCTCGATGGCGCTAGGCCCGATCGTCGGCGGCCTGCTCGTCACCTCGGCCGGCTGGCGCTCGATCTTCTGGATCAACCTTCCGGTCGGCCTCGCCGCGATCATCCTGTCGCTGCGCTACGTCCCCGAGTCGAAGGCACCGCGCGCGCGTCGCTTCGACCCGGTCGGCCAGGCGCTCATGCTTGTCCTGCTTGCCACGCTGACCTACGGCATCATCGAGGCGCCGCGCCGCGGCTGGAGCTCGCCGATCATCGTGGCCGCGTTCGTCGTAGCGGCGGTCGCGCTCGTTACCTTCCTGTACGCCGAGTCGCACCGCGCCGAGCCGTTGGTCGACCTTCGGTTCTTCCGCTCGGTGCCGTTCTCGTCGGCAACGCTCACCGCGGTCGCGGCGTTCGCCACGCTCGGCGGGTTCCTACTGATCAACACGCTGTACCTGCAGGACGTGCGCGGCCTGTCCCCGCTGGACGCCGGTCTCGACACGCTTCCGATGGCGATCATGACGATGATCTTCGCCCCGATCTCGGGGCGCATCGTCGGGCATCGCGGCCCGCGCGTGCCGTCGATCGTTGCCGGGCTCTCGCTGCTCGTTGCCTGCGTGATGCTCGCAAGGATCACACCGACGACGTCGTTCACCCTGCTGTTCGCGGCGTACGTCGTCTTCGGGCTGGGGTTCGGCCTGGTCAACGCGCCGATCACGAACGCCGCCGTCTCCGGCATGCCGCGGGCACAGGCGGGCGTCGCGTCGGCGATCGCATCGACCTCTCGACAGATCGGCTCCACGCTCGGCGTGGCCGTGGTCGGCGCGCTCGTCACGTCGCGGATCGGGCAGTCGACCCACGGCGGCGACCTCGCCGCCGCGAGCCACGCGGGCTGGTGGGTGCTGGGCGGCTGCGGCGCCGTGGTCGCCGCGCTCGGCTGGATCGCGACCTCGCGGTCGGCGCTTGCCTCGGCTCGCCGTACGGCGGAGGAGCTCAACCCCGAGGTCCTCGGAGCGAATGGGGGATCGCGGTGA
- a CDS encoding MarR family transcriptional regulator, which translates to MIKEPAGPEQAAPSIDAREVWAVMCELVLDNVRRREVSETLGMSFSRVRAIRRIARRPMSMGELARSLEMDPPNVTTMVDELEELGLAKRRPHPTDRRAKLVEATRKGTDIARRADEILSTPPQAMNTLDPADLEQLRRILRPIAAQRGS; encoded by the coding sequence GTGATCAAGGAACCGGCCGGGCCCGAGCAGGCGGCGCCATCGATCGATGCGCGCGAGGTCTGGGCGGTCATGTGTGAGCTCGTGCTCGACAACGTCCGGCGCCGCGAGGTGTCCGAGACGCTCGGGATGAGCTTCAGCCGGGTGCGTGCGATCCGCCGCATCGCGCGCCGGCCGATGTCGATGGGCGAGCTGGCGCGCTCGCTCGAGATGGACCCGCCCAATGTCACGACGATGGTCGACGAGCTGGAGGAGCTGGGACTCGCGAAGCGCCGCCCGCACCCGACCGATCGGCGCGCCAAGCTGGTCGAGGCGACCCGCAAAGGCACCGACATCGCCCGCCGCGCCGACGAGATCCTCAGCACGCCGCCGCAGGCGATGAACACCCTCGATCCCGCCGATCTCGAGCAGCTACGCCGGATCCTTCGCCCGATCGCCGCTCAACGCGGGTCGTGA
- a CDS encoding helix-turn-helix domain-containing protein, with translation MDQQTAVAADDGSELLINLKFAADDVAATRFTISPLHETIASLFPVYMCPDSPPTAWARPVRRLPDLDHAVLRGLISPISWIPDFVTPAPMRARPAIDEQLAQVRATPAETVLDDFHVVYPDGRLPAALVGLERDPIGVRDRIADALTHYWEVVIAPRWPRMRAILEADLLYRGVQCAEIGPGAAFDRIDPQIHWTGSSLNVNIAADLHRAIAPGTVVQLIPSVIMPGPVAQIDIEAAPVVQYRARRAGFAWRDATPVSSAAICNLLGRRRAGVLAALDQPRSTSEIARLLDVTPSAVSQHLAVLSVARLVERARVGRVVLYSQSPLAQELLTGSAWVDDEYDGERSDLTA, from the coding sequence ATGGATCAACAGACCGCGGTTGCCGCTGACGATGGGTCGGAGCTTTTGATCAACCTCAAGTTCGCGGCGGACGACGTTGCTGCGACCCGCTTCACGATCTCGCCTCTGCACGAGACGATCGCGAGCCTGTTTCCCGTTTACATGTGCCCCGACTCTCCGCCGACGGCGTGGGCCCGGCCGGTACGCCGACTACCGGACCTCGACCACGCGGTGCTGCGCGGCCTGATCAGCCCGATCAGCTGGATCCCTGACTTCGTGACGCCTGCTCCGATGCGTGCTCGTCCCGCCATCGACGAGCAGCTCGCGCAGGTCCGCGCGACTCCCGCCGAGACGGTGCTCGACGACTTCCACGTCGTCTATCCCGACGGCAGGCTGCCCGCCGCGTTAGTCGGCCTCGAGCGCGACCCGATCGGCGTACGGGACCGCATCGCGGACGCGCTCACCCACTACTGGGAGGTCGTCATCGCGCCGCGCTGGCCACGAATGCGCGCGATCCTCGAAGCCGACCTGCTCTACCGCGGCGTGCAGTGCGCCGAGATCGGGCCCGGCGCCGCCTTCGACCGGATCGACCCGCAGATCCACTGGACCGGGAGCAGCCTCAACGTCAACATCGCCGCCGACTTGCACCGGGCGATCGCGCCGGGCACGGTCGTCCAGCTGATCCCGAGCGTGATCATGCCCGGGCCGGTGGCGCAGATCGACATCGAAGCCGCACCCGTGGTGCAGTACCGCGCCCGCCGGGCCGGGTTCGCGTGGCGCGATGCCACGCCGGTGTCTTCGGCCGCGATCTGCAACCTGCTCGGCCGTCGCCGCGCCGGCGTGCTCGCGGCTCTCGACCAACCTCGATCCACCAGCGAGATCGCCCGCCTGCTCGACGTGACACCCAGCGCGGTGTCGCAGCATCTCGCCGTCTTGTCGGTGGCTCGGCTGGTCGAGCGCGCTCGCGTCGGCCGCGTCGTTCTCTACTCACAGTCCCCGCTCGCCCAGGAGCTCCTGACGGGAAGCGCCTGGGTCGACGACGAGTACGACGGCGAACGCAGCGACCTGACCGCCTAG
- a CDS encoding ABC transporter substrate-binding protein, translated as MPRKPWLLRTGVAVATVALGAAACGSSSSSGGGTASPTPGTTSAAIQGNPQGTGGGFPAKVPLNPSTAKGGTLNVGVAGDLDYMDPGRTYYAFSWDIHQLFSRTMLTFPDGTGSDALMPTGDIATGPATGTHNNTVWSYTLKSGIKFQDGTTVTSKDIKYAIERTFATSVINGGPTYFATFLCPGGENSSGACTTYGGPYKGKSSVYGLSTIKTPSANKIVFHLNQPFAEWNYVMTLDGTSPVEVSVDQNPKTGGANYNNHVQSTGPYEVQSYVANKHIDLVRNPNYNPATDGTRPALPNKIDIVTSYDSPTLDSDILANTVDLDIGGTGVQAATQAKILSSPSLKARALDPITGFTRYVSVLSETPPFNNIHCRQAIEWALNKKEQQDARGGVYGGAIATTLAPPTLAGWKNYNLYPGTQNGPVISQAKNQLKLCGKPNGFHTTIVVTNQGKGPQQAQFLQNDLKAIGITANIKEFDPATYYSSVIGVPANIKKDGYGLAFAGWGPDWPAPYGYYENIVDPRKILAQGNSNYGACSDPKITSLIDQALKQTSPAAEYPFWQQVDQTALKDACDVPFTYDKALDLFSNRLTNVYIEPDFGIVDLRTVGVGG; from the coding sequence ATGCCACGGAAACCTTGGCTTCTCCGTACGGGAGTAGCGGTCGCGACGGTTGCGCTCGGCGCCGCGGCCTGCGGAAGCAGTAGCAGCAGCGGAGGGGGAACCGCATCCCCGACGCCCGGTACGACGTCGGCCGCCATCCAGGGCAACCCGCAAGGCACCGGCGGCGGGTTCCCGGCGAAGGTGCCGCTGAACCCGTCCACCGCGAAGGGCGGCACGCTCAATGTCGGGGTCGCCGGCGACCTGGACTACATGGACCCGGGACGCACCTACTACGCGTTCAGCTGGGACATCCACCAGCTGTTCTCGCGCACGATGCTCACCTTCCCGGACGGCACCGGCTCGGACGCGCTGATGCCGACCGGAGACATCGCCACCGGCCCCGCGACCGGGACCCACAACAACACCGTGTGGTCCTACACGCTGAAGAGCGGCATCAAGTTCCAGGACGGCACCACGGTGACGTCCAAGGACATCAAGTACGCCATCGAGCGCACCTTCGCCACCAGCGTGATCAACGGCGGTCCGACCTACTTCGCGACCTTCCTGTGTCCCGGTGGCGAGAACTCCTCGGGCGCCTGCACGACGTACGGCGGTCCGTACAAGGGCAAGAGCTCGGTCTACGGGCTGAGCACGATCAAGACGCCGTCGGCGAACAAGATCGTGTTCCACCTCAACCAGCCGTTCGCGGAGTGGAACTACGTCATGACCCTCGACGGCACCTCGCCGGTCGAGGTGAGTGTCGACCAGAACCCGAAGACCGGCGGCGCGAACTACAACAACCACGTCCAGTCGACCGGGCCGTACGAGGTTCAGTCCTACGTCGCGAACAAGCACATCGACCTGGTCCGCAACCCGAACTACAACCCGGCGACCGACGGCACCCGGCCGGCGCTGCCGAACAAGATCGACATCGTCACCAGCTATGACTCGCCGACCCTCGACAGCGACATCCTGGCGAACACGGTCGACCTCGACATCGGTGGCACGGGCGTCCAGGCGGCGACCCAGGCGAAGATCCTCAGCTCGCCGTCGCTGAAGGCGCGGGCGCTGGACCCGATCACCGGGTTCACCCGCTACGTCTCGGTCCTGTCCGAGACCCCGCCGTTCAACAACATCCACTGCCGGCAGGCGATCGAGTGGGCGTTGAACAAGAAGGAGCAGCAGGACGCACGTGGCGGTGTCTACGGTGGCGCGATCGCGACCACGCTGGCCCCGCCGACCCTCGCGGGCTGGAAGAACTACAACCTCTACCCCGGCACGCAGAACGGCCCGGTGATCTCGCAGGCGAAGAACCAGCTCAAGCTCTGCGGAAAGCCGAACGGGTTCCACACGACGATCGTCGTGACCAACCAGGGCAAGGGGCCGCAGCAGGCGCAGTTCCTGCAGAACGACCTCAAGGCGATCGGGATCACGGCCAACATCAAGGAGTTCGACCCGGCGACGTACTACTCGTCGGTCATCGGTGTGCCGGCAAACATCAAGAAGGACGGGTACGGCCTGGCGTTCGCCGGCTGGGGCCCGGACTGGCCGGCTCCGTACGGGTACTACGAGAACATCGTCGACCCGCGCAAGATCCTCGCTCAGGGCAACAGCAACTACGGAGCTTGTAGCGACCCGAAGATCACGTCGTTGATCGACCAGGCGCTCAAGCAGACCAGCCCAGCTGCGGAATACCCGTTCTGGCAGCAGGTGGACCAGACCGCGCTGAAGGACGCCTGCGACGTACCCTTCACGTACGACAAGGCGCTCGACCTGTTCAGCAACCGGCTCACGAACGTTTACATCGAGCCGGACTTCGGGATAGTCGACCTGCGGACCGTCGGAGTGGGCGGGTAG
- a CDS encoding ABC transporter permease, which translates to MIRFAWLQTRAQAYTAAVCLLVLVALTLATGPHLAHLYNNDVVPCTSTHAGCSFQLESFFNHDLFLQNAFQLVIRLVPALIGIFWGAPLFARELETGTFRVAWTQGVSRTRWILTKLALGATYSILAAGIYTLAVTWWYRSFDLANNNVHSFSVFDQRGLVAVGYALFAFALGTLVGAVLRRVLPAMTATLAVFVFVRVAIGLWLRPHLMPPLHKTASLLGGGFTILYNGSVSTIATQYSSPNNDWVLSSRLVNNAGQPVKAAAQSAFVHQHCTSVAHGAIPGSASVSSGGHHLVVVGPASPQLQQCQTAAARYFHLLVTYQPASRFWPFQWIETGIFAALAVAAFVACFWWVKRRIA; encoded by the coding sequence ATGATCCGCTTCGCCTGGCTACAGACCCGCGCGCAGGCATACACCGCCGCCGTCTGCCTGCTCGTCCTGGTCGCGCTCACGCTGGCCACCGGCCCGCACCTCGCGCATCTCTACAACAACGACGTAGTCCCGTGTACGTCGACGCACGCCGGGTGCAGCTTCCAGCTCGAGAGCTTTTTCAACCACGACCTGTTTCTCCAGAACGCCTTCCAGCTTGTCATCCGGCTCGTCCCCGCGCTGATCGGGATCTTCTGGGGGGCGCCGCTGTTCGCGCGCGAGCTCGAGACGGGGACGTTCCGGGTCGCCTGGACGCAGGGCGTGAGCCGCACCCGCTGGATCCTCACCAAGCTTGCGCTCGGCGCGACGTACTCGATCCTCGCGGCGGGCATCTACACGCTCGCCGTCACGTGGTGGTACCGGTCGTTCGATCTCGCCAACAACAACGTGCACTCGTTCTCGGTGTTCGACCAGCGCGGCCTCGTCGCGGTTGGCTACGCGCTCTTCGCGTTTGCGCTCGGGACGCTGGTCGGCGCCGTTCTGCGTCGAGTGCTGCCGGCGATGACGGCGACCCTTGCGGTGTTCGTCTTCGTGCGGGTTGCCATCGGACTCTGGCTCCGCCCGCACCTGATGCCTCCGCTGCACAAGACCGCATCGCTGCTCGGCGGCGGGTTCACCATCCTCTACAACGGCTCGGTCAGCACGATCGCCACTCAGTACTCGTCGCCGAACAACGACTGGGTGCTCAGCAGCCGGCTGGTCAACAATGCTGGTCAGCCGGTGAAAGCAGCCGCACAGTCGGCGTTCGTCCATCAGCACTGCACGTCCGTCGCTCACGGTGCGATTCCGGGGTCCGCATCCGTGAGCAGTGGTGGGCATCACCTGGTCGTCGTGGGACCAGCATCGCCACAGCTGCAGCAGTGCCAGACAGCGGCTGCGCGTTACTTCCACCTGCTCGTGACCTACCAGCCGGCGAGCCGGTTCTGGCCGTTCCAGTGGATCGAGACCGGCATCTTCGCCGCGCTCGCGGTCGCTGCGTTCGTCGCCTGCTTCTGGTGGGTCAAGCGCCGGATCGCCTAG
- a CDS encoding ABC transporter ATP-binding protein, translating to MTAAMEAVGLGKRYADRWALSDCTLTIPEGRVVGLVGPNGAGKTTLLHLAVGLLTPSAGSLRVLGDRPASSPQMLSKVGFLAQDSPAYARLTVGQHLQMGRWLNPTWDDELANRRVAELGLDRKQRAGSLSGGQRAQLALTLAVAKRPELLILDEPVASLDPLARREFLQTLMQLVADGGVTVVMSSHLVGDLERVCDYFVVLVSSRVALADDVNDMLSSHRRITGPRRDAASLPKDLTVVEESYTDKQSTFVVRGDAPIFDPALSVGPVSLDDLVLAYMRQASSSRPAERPHLEVAG from the coding sequence GTGACCGCGGCGATGGAGGCGGTGGGGCTCGGCAAGCGGTACGCCGATCGCTGGGCGTTGAGCGACTGCACCTTGACGATCCCCGAGGGCCGCGTCGTGGGACTGGTCGGGCCGAACGGCGCCGGCAAGACCACCCTGCTGCACCTCGCGGTCGGGCTACTGACGCCGAGCGCAGGCAGCCTGCGGGTGCTCGGCGACCGGCCGGCGTCGAGCCCGCAGATGCTGTCGAAGGTCGGCTTCCTCGCACAGGACAGCCCGGCGTACGCGCGGTTGACGGTCGGCCAGCACCTGCAGATGGGACGCTGGCTCAACCCGACCTGGGACGACGAACTCGCCAACCGGCGGGTGGCCGAGCTCGGGCTGGACCGCAAGCAGCGAGCGGGCTCGCTGTCCGGCGGGCAGCGGGCCCAGCTGGCGCTGACCCTTGCGGTGGCGAAGCGGCCCGAACTGCTGATCCTCGACGAGCCGGTCGCCAGCCTCGACCCGCTGGCGCGCCGGGAGTTCCTGCAGACGCTGATGCAGCTGGTCGCCGACGGTGGGGTCACGGTCGTGATGTCGTCCCATCTCGTCGGTGACCTGGAACGCGTGTGTGACTACTTCGTGGTCCTCGTCTCGTCGCGGGTGGCGCTCGCCGATGACGTCAACGACATGCTGTCCTCGCATCGGCGGATCACCGGCCCGCGGCGTGACGCTGCGTCGCTGCCGAAGGATCTGACCGTGGTCGAGGAGAGCTACACCGACAAGCAGAGCACGTTCGTCGTACGAGGAGACGCGCCGATCTTCGACCCGGCGTTGTCCGTCGGTCCGGTGTCGCTCGACGACCTCGTGCTCGCCTACATGAGGCAGGCCAGCAGCAGCCGGCCGGCCGAGCGGCCGCACCTGGAGGTGGCGGGATGA
- a CDS encoding GntR family transcriptional regulator: MIEFHLDPTSGVATYLQLVQQVHQALHVGVLQPGDRLPTAQQVVGSLAINPNTVLKAYRDLEREGLVRARPGLGTFVLDRPPGTDPATLAKFRRSALAWLRSAQAAGLAPEEIEAIFRTAQRDFSAKEVA; the protein is encoded by the coding sequence GTGATCGAGTTTCATCTGGATCCGACATCGGGGGTCGCGACGTACCTGCAGCTCGTGCAGCAGGTGCACCAGGCGCTGCACGTCGGTGTCCTGCAGCCGGGGGACCGGCTGCCGACCGCGCAACAGGTCGTGGGGTCGCTCGCGATCAACCCCAACACGGTGCTGAAGGCCTACCGCGACCTGGAGCGCGAGGGCCTGGTGCGGGCGCGACCCGGGCTCGGCACCTTCGTGCTCGACCGCCCGCCGGGCACCGACCCCGCGACGCTGGCCAAGTTCCGCCGCTCGGCGCTCGCCTGGCTGCGATCGGCACAGGCCGCCGGGCTCGCACCCGAGGAGATCGAGGCGATCTTCCGTACGGCGCAGCGCGACTTCTCCGCGAAGGAGGTCGCGTGA
- a CDS encoding choice-of-anchor Q domain-containing protein encodes MIRARRARVGLIIGVLAASSWMTALPAAASVTVNCSTTPLGPVLSGAKPGSTIHLKGDCVGDYTLGVDLTLAGAPSATLDGGGIGTTLTVNGAAKVTLEHLTITDGYAPLGGGIAAAGSATLHLSHVTVDDNLAYVTNTTPGTEATADGGGIYAAGGSLTLDSCTVAHNRALAGQYDGSDDDSTAQGGGVWSSGRLEIVHSTLAANEAHATGGSDSTSDGGGIYASGNELIMKSTTAASNRASSDGDDYPIAEGGGLFDLALSGAATVETSHFDRNTTAATSTGGVAAGADGAGADLVVARASVSSSTFNDDSVLGIASGATTRADVSTAGLGINATKSGTVTHSTITGSRIRGVSGYEIDGGGTALDAYGVVTVSDSRITNSRLTADAPAKLWRGGAVFDEEGFTGKFSLTLDHDTISGTSLVNKGATKFAEWDGGGVYSEASTTITHSTIADNVAKFGAVSQGGELSGGGVVFYQVMPPSPKPSDHIVDSTITGNEIALTTTGSAGPTVQGGGVYDYQAALKVTDSTIARNGVNAGGLVAPSGGGLYASGVTPTLTATILADNTAPSAADGRDCSSTVASGGYVLLGTKTGCTYTKKSTDRIGVSPKLDALHANGGPTETMALKSASPAVNAVPKSACTVKTDQRGVHRPQGPKCDIGAYELKPSRKHHKHTKG; translated from the coding sequence GTGATCCGTGCCCGCCGGGCCCGAGTGGGGCTCATCATCGGAGTCCTGGCCGCCTCGAGCTGGATGACCGCGCTGCCCGCCGCAGCATCGGTCACGGTCAACTGCAGTACGACGCCGCTCGGGCCGGTGCTGTCGGGCGCGAAGCCGGGATCGACCATCCACCTGAAGGGCGACTGCGTCGGCGACTACACGCTCGGCGTCGACCTCACCTTGGCGGGCGCTCCGTCCGCGACGTTGGACGGCGGCGGCATCGGCACGACACTGACGGTCAACGGCGCGGCAAAGGTCACGCTCGAGCACCTGACGATCACCGACGGCTACGCCCCGCTCGGCGGCGGCATCGCTGCGGCAGGCTCGGCCACGTTGCACCTGAGCCACGTCACCGTCGACGACAACCTCGCCTACGTCACCAACACGACGCCGGGCACGGAGGCGACCGCCGATGGCGGCGGCATCTACGCCGCGGGCGGGTCGTTGACGCTCGACTCGTGCACCGTGGCGCACAACCGCGCGCTGGCCGGGCAGTACGACGGAAGCGACGACGACAGCACGGCACAGGGCGGCGGCGTGTGGAGCTCGGGGCGGCTCGAGATCGTCCACTCGACATTGGCAGCCAACGAAGCACACGCCACGGGCGGAAGCGACTCGACGTCCGACGGCGGAGGCATCTACGCCAGCGGCAACGAGCTGATCATGAAGAGCACGACCGCTGCCTCCAACCGGGCGTCGTCGGACGGCGACGACTATCCGATCGCCGAGGGCGGCGGCCTGTTCGACCTTGCGCTGAGCGGCGCGGCGACAGTCGAGACGTCACACTTCGACCGCAACACGACGGCGGCTACCAGCACCGGCGGCGTTGCGGCCGGTGCCGACGGCGCCGGAGCTGACCTGGTCGTCGCGCGGGCCAGCGTCTCGAGCTCGACCTTCAACGACGACTCCGTCCTCGGCATAGCCAGCGGCGCCACGACGCGTGCCGACGTCAGCACCGCGGGTCTGGGGATCAACGCGACGAAGTCCGGGACGGTCACCCACTCGACCATCACCGGGTCACGGATCCGCGGGGTCTCCGGCTACGAGATCGACGGTGGCGGCACAGCGCTGGACGCCTACGGTGTGGTGACGGTCAGCGACAGCCGCATCACCAACTCACGTTTGACCGCCGACGCGCCGGCGAAGCTGTGGCGCGGTGGTGCGGTGTTCGACGAGGAGGGCTTCACCGGCAAGTTCTCCCTCACCCTCGACCACGACACGATCTCGGGGACCTCGCTGGTGAACAAGGGCGCGACAAAGTTCGCGGAGTGGGACGGCGGCGGTGTCTACAGCGAAGCCAGTACGACGATCACCCACTCGACGATCGCGGACAACGTCGCGAAGTTCGGCGCCGTGTCGCAAGGGGGCGAGCTCTCCGGTGGTGGCGTCGTCTTCTACCAGGTGATGCCACCGAGCCCGAAGCCCAGCGACCACATCGTCGACTCCACGATCACCGGCAACGAGATCGCGCTGACGACCACGGGCAGCGCCGGCCCGACCGTGCAAGGCGGTGGCGTATACGACTACCAGGCCGCCTTGAAAGTGACCGACTCCACGATCGCCCGCAACGGAGTGAACGCCGGCGGATTGGTGGCGCCGTCGGGCGGCGGGCTCTACGCCTCCGGCGTGACGCCGACGCTGACCGCGACCATCCTCGCCGACAACACCGCGCCCTCCGCCGCTGACGGACGGGACTGTTCCAGCACGGTGGCCTCGGGCGGCTACGTCCTGCTCGGGACGAAGACCGGCTGCACCTACACGAAGAAGTCCACCGACAGGATCGGCGTGAGCCCGAAGCTGGATGCCCTGCACGCGAACGGCGGCCCGACAGAGACGATGGCGTTGAAGTCGGCCAGCCCGGCGGTCAACGCCGTACCCAAGTCGGCCTGCACGGTGAAGACCGACCAGCGCGGCGTGCACCGGCCGCAGGGCCCGAAGTGTGACATCGGCGCCTACGAGCTCAAGCCGTCGAGGAAGCACCACAAGCACACGAAGGGCTGA
- a CDS encoding DUF664 domain-containing protein: MAADLNEPDRAALLETLEYQRASVRAIVNGLSEEHWHTSVVPSGWTPAGMVAHIGGAERHWAYVIRDEDTGHPFDADFDDEEYDPNAPFVIDWPSEKVLAYYADMGKRTDELLAVTALDSPPKGSHGSPDAEQPKTVREIVLHLIEETAAHTGHLEIGRELLDGQTRLGLR, from the coding sequence GTGGCAGCAGATCTCAACGAACCCGACCGGGCTGCACTTCTCGAGACGCTGGAGTACCAGCGCGCGTCCGTGCGGGCAATCGTCAACGGCCTGTCGGAGGAGCACTGGCACACCTCCGTCGTACCGTCCGGCTGGACTCCGGCCGGGATGGTGGCGCACATCGGCGGCGCCGAGCGGCACTGGGCGTACGTCATCCGCGACGAAGACACCGGGCACCCGTTCGATGCGGACTTCGACGACGAGGAGTACGACCCGAACGCTCCGTTCGTCATCGACTGGCCGTCGGAGAAGGTGCTCGCCTACTACGCCGACATGGGCAAGCGGACCGACGAGCTGCTCGCGGTCACTGCGCTCGACTCACCGCCGAAGGGCTCCCATGGCAGCCCCGATGCCGAGCAGCCGAAGACCGTGCGCGAGATCGTGCTGCACCTGATCGAGGAGACCGCCGCGCACACCGGACATCTCGAGATCGGCCGCGAGCTGCTGGACGGCCAGACCCGGCTCGGCCTGCGCTGA
- a CDS encoding PadR family transcriptional regulator, giving the protein MPIQHAVLGLLEDGPSYGYELKAKFEAAIGPQWGRLNIGHLYQTLDRLERDGLVSSERVVADTRPDRRMFTLSAVGRTELAEWLEQPAERNNGYRDELFFKLLVAARQGTAAVTGVVSRQRAYQLAQLRTLADLRESHADDALVQLLIDAARLHNEADLKLLDLAHAARARLAAAGQSDRASHSESAGESAGALSTRKARYSRSAASAR; this is encoded by the coding sequence ATGCCGATACAACACGCGGTGCTGGGCCTGCTCGAGGACGGCCCGTCGTACGGCTACGAGCTGAAGGCGAAGTTCGAGGCCGCGATCGGCCCGCAGTGGGGCCGGCTCAACATCGGCCACCTCTACCAGACCCTCGACCGGCTCGAGCGCGACGGCCTGGTGTCGAGCGAGCGGGTGGTGGCCGACACACGCCCGGACCGACGGATGTTCACCCTCAGCGCGGTCGGCCGGACCGAGCTGGCCGAGTGGCTGGAGCAACCGGCCGAGCGCAACAACGGCTACCGCGACGAGCTGTTCTTCAAGCTGCTGGTCGCCGCGCGCCAGGGCACCGCGGCCGTCACCGGCGTCGTCAGCCGCCAGCGGGCCTACCAGCTCGCGCAGCTTCGCACCCTCGCCGACCTTCGCGAGTCGCATGCCGACGACGCGCTCGTGCAGCTGCTGATCGACGCTGCTCGCCTGCACAACGAGGCCGACCTCAAGCTGCTCGACCTTGCCCACGCGGCGCGCGCCCGGCTGGCGGCAGCGGGCCAGTCGGACCGGGCGAGCCATTCGGAAAGCGCCGGCGAGAGCGCCGGCGCACTTTCGACGCGGAAGGCGCGCTACTCGAGATCGGCGGCGAGCGCCCGGTAG